The Sminthopsis crassicaudata isolate SCR6 chromosome 5, ASM4859323v1, whole genome shotgun sequence genome contains the following window.
ACTATTGCAAAGAAATCATTCCAGTATACTGGAGTTACCAATCATTATATGACTAGGGGACCATAATTTGTTGTAaggttaaatcaatcatactgaagtaAAGAACAATCAATCATGATGGCAAACTAAGTAGGCATtacctcatcaattccactgagttagcaccttgtaaaaatccttgctTATTGTACAGAGTTCTGCCTCCTTACAGGgtcaggaaaagggaaaggaatgaatCTGCCTATGGATCCAAGGTTATCCAAGATAATCCCACTTTAGGTATTTTAAGAAAGTTATACACCCAAGGCAGcgatgttaaataatttgctgaatggattttgaagtaattattttctGAGAATTTGCAGTTAACTAGAAATCCAACAAACTTCTCCTAGAAGTTCCTTACATAAATGgataattgtcattttattaagttaaacAATTTTATCCAAGGAACACCAATTCTGGCAAGATAAGAAGGatagcagaaaactggggaaaatttttacatgcAATGAATCTGGTAAAGGCCTTCTTTCTACAAAGATGTAGCCCCATAAACAGTGGAatgctttttcaaatctttgattaTTTCCAGATTCAGAGGCgggtatcttctcctttcttgacctgaagagtcaaactcttgaaGAACATGgtgtccatttatttttaaatcagatatatcctgcccttcctctttagctttaactagaGACTATTGACATAATTTCATAGAGGTGGACCGAGCTGTtgcatgggtggtgctgatggtataactgcccctcctcctcctcccacttcCTCTTCCCATGAAGGGCCAATTGAGGGAGGAGGGTCATGAGATGGGGGATTCCCTAATGACTTCAGCTGTGAAGAATCACAATAGTTAATTTCATCAGccttgtacttaactcctttcttgtctactTCTCCATGCTTTTCAAGTGTTTTGTCAGTAACCTcttcctcctgttctttctttttccttattgtaatgcctatataattccttaaagccaattgtatatgtataaaaggttgctttagaaattgaatcaggaccattatcattgcaATATTCAATGAATTGCTCTCCTAGGAGTTTCCACTTGTCTGGTTCTAATTATCCTTCCTTAGAGAATCAAGGAGGTGTGTATTTGAATGTTTCAGAGAGTTCAATGAATCCCTTCCAAGTTACCATCAGACTATGCTTTCCAAACAGTTTCTTTGAGGTAGAGAAGTctgctttctaaacatttgtaCCATTTCATCTGAAACACTATTTTAGCCCTTCACAGTTTCCTTCttatctatttttgtactcaccctgatatctgggtcacagggacttttccactgaactcaGGAACCGGTCATACTGGACAGCTGAGGATAAATCCTTAGCTCCACATTCATCGCGAAATGTAGTGTTCTGGTTAGTTTTGTGGAGGTTTTTggaacagccttcttttcagcagaataattaccaggagaatagccagagaCAAAGTTCAAAAACTTTATTGCCTCCTTCACAGTCTTGTGttcttggagaggcttacatgaactgatgctgggtgaaatgaccagaaccaggagatcatcatacacttcaacaacaatattgtatgaggatgtattctgatggaagtggatatcttcgaaaaagaaaagatctaattcagttccagttgagtaatgatagacagaatcaactacacccagagaaggaacacggggaaatgagtgtaaacatttttgtctttcttcccaggtcatttttaccttctaagccaattcttcctgtgtaacaagaaattcgattctacacacatatgtatctagTATATAttctaacacatttaacatgtatgggactgcctgtcatgtaagggagggggaggaggtaaggaggaggaaaatcagaacagaagtgagcacaagggataatgttgcaaaaaattacccatgcatataaactctcaaaaaatttataattgtaaaattaataaaaaaaaagatttggtatTTTCTAAGAAATTGACTAGCTGATCAGTAGGATGGGGATGTTCTCAAGGGGGATGTCCTTCATGTGGTAGTTGGGTTGGATGACTTGAGGGGCCTTGAATTTCGAATTCTCTGCTTCTCAATAAGGAGAGTTCAATGGGAAAATGAAGATGAGTCTCCATAACTGCTGGGGCGCGACTGAGtgtggaaggggaaaggaaaggatccATTTTTTCTGCAGAGAGTCTctgaaaaatgagatttgaaaatCCACTGATAAAAATCTCCACAATTGTTTGACATTCCCACTTAAAGACAGATCTCTTTGGTGAAACCTGTCCATTGAAAGGAGGCAGACAGAGGTGTGAACTCAGGGCACTCAAGCCTGCCCCCATCAAGAAGAGTTACCAGGTTGCTCTGCAGGATGGCAGGCCAGGGGAATTAACACCTTTGCTCAGAGGGCCTAAGGGGTGGGGCTACCTCCTATAAAAGGAGAACATCCTTGTGCTCAGAAGCACTGCTTTTTTTGAAGGCAAGTCTCATCGTCTGGCTGCTGCAGACTAGAAGcaattggaaagaaaagaatggctGCCCCTGGGAAACCTCTGAAGGAGCTGCAGAGTGAGATCACCTGTAGCATCTGCAGGTGCTACTTCTGTGAGCCTGTCACCATCGGATGTGGGCACAGTTTCTGTCAAGCTTGTCTCTCCTCCAGCTGGAGAGGTGAAGCTTCAGCTTTCTCCTGTCCCGAATGCCGGGGAGTTTCCCAGGACGGGGAGATTCCCTTAGTGAACAGGCGCCTAGCACAATTGACTGAGCTGGGCAAAGAAATCAGCTTCAAGCTTATGCAGAGCACTCAAGCACAGAGCCAGTGTGTCCCTCACCAGAAACCCTTCAAGCTATTCTGTGAAGAGGACCAGACAGCACTGTGTGTGACATGTGGTGAAAGCCCAGAGCATGGGGCTCACAAGATCTCCCCAATACAAGAGGCTGCTCACAAATACAGGAGGGAGCTCCAGCACATTCGGAGTCTTTTGGGGAATCATCTGGAGGAAGATGAGCAACTTCTTGCCCAGGAGGAGAAACCCGCTGTTGACTGGAGCAATTTGTTTTCAAGGGAATACTCCAAAATATACACTCTACTTTTGGATGAGGTGAAGTCCCTAGGAGTCCCTGAAAGGATAAGGCAAGAGCACAAGGCCAACCAGGACAGACTATCCCAGCACCTGCAAACCCTTCAGGACTTCATGCTAGAGCTGCAGGCTCTAGCTCACCAACCCAATGTGGATCTGCTCCAGGATTCCAAGCACCTACTGAGAAGTATCGATGCTGTTTTGTCTCAAAGGGCCAAAGCTGTCACCCCAGAACTGATAGAACATCCCATCCCTGGCCTGATGGAGATTCTCAAGAGATTGCAAGTGGAACTCACCCTGGACCCCACATCAGCTGATTCCTGTGTTTCCGTTTCTGGGGATCTCAAGAGTGCCAAGGCTGCAGAGGACTGGCCAGAGGAGACTAAGCCTCCTGAggactttcctcttcattatgtCTCTGCTGAGCAGGCCTTCAGCTCAGGCAGTCTGTACTGGGAGGTGGATGTGGCTCAACTACCTCAGTGGGTCCTGGGGATCTACACCCCCTCCCTGAGGActaggaggaggagtgggaagaaAGTGACCTGTACATCTCTGTTCCTGCTTCAGTGtgtcaagaaggaagaagattaCTATTTACGAACCTATCCTGGGCCATTGAACCATCGAGTGAAAAGCCCTTTCCCTCGCATTGGGGTGTACCTGCAATATTCCTCTGGCACTCTGGGCTTTTACAACGTTCTCCAGCGTtctattatttataaattctattctattccctTCACAGCCCCTGTCAAGCCCATCTTTTGCCCTGGCCCCCCACTTCCAGGGACAAAGCCTGGTCCCATGACTCTCTGTCCAGTGGACTCCCATCTTTGTTCCTGCTGCCATTCATCTCAATAAACATTCTATAAGCAGGACTTCTCAACCCACCACTCTGCTCCCTGACCTTTCCCTGCAAAAGAATAAGCATCACCTGTACTTCATGAAGAAGGGACTTCCTAGTCAGTAAAAGGACAATAGTCTTCCACCCAGTAAGCTGAAGGACATCATTCCACAGTGTTCTGGCCTCTTGTCCTCCATGGATCTGCCTGTTTATGAGTTTTCACAATCAATTGATTCTGGTGGAGGAGGTATGAAAACCTCACAAGAAGGGTATGGATTGtatatatttctgttttgttttgttcctagGATTTAGCAACACCTGTTTTCAAATCCTGTTCCCCTTGAATTACAATAAACAATTCTtaacaataaagatgaaataaatgctAACATTTACTTTTCTCctgtgtattttttgtttttattcactcTATCCCGTTGTGCCCAACTGATTCCCCATTTGAAGTCTGCTTGGAAAAGAGAGTGTAATGTTTTCCCgctgaccatttccttctccaattctttgTAGAAATAGGGtatttatcagaatctttgcATGCATCTCATGAGCATTCCCCCTCAATTGGTACTTCATGGGTagaggaaataggaagagaaggagggtcagttacaccatcagcaccacccatgcaATAGCTTTGTCTACTTCTATGAAATTATTACCAAACTCtctagttaaagctaaagaggaagggcaggatatatctgatttaaaaattaatgaacaacATGTTATTtgagagtttgactcttcaggtcaagaaaggtaAAGATACACGCCATTGGATCTGGAAAtaatcaaagatttgaaaaagcatTGAACTGTTTATGGGGCTAAatcatcatatgtaaaatggatattagagaatttggcacTAGTGATTTGAAATCTTTAACAATGACAAGTAGAAAACCTTGGCAAAACTGATTGTGGCTTTCAGAATATAGTGAACTTTGTAGAAAACAAGCCCAAGGCAATAaacaaactggagttaatatacaaatcacctgtgaccaactagcaggtaaacGTCATTTAGCAGATGCTTTACCTCAGATTAATTATCCTTTGAAAGCATGAgtcaattagaaataattcagaattttagcaaagtcgcaggatacaaaaaaatccacataaatcctcaggatttttgtacattaccaacacaatccaacagcaagagatacaaagagaaattccattcaaaataatggtcgatagtataaaatatttgggaatatatctaccaaaggagagtcaggaattatatgagcaaaattacaaaacacttgccataaaaataaagtcagatttaaataattggaaagacattcagtgctcttggataggccgagcgaatataataaagatgacaatactccccaaactaatctatttatttagtgctataccaatcagactcccaagaatctattttaatgacttagaaaaaataacaacaaaattcatatggaagaataaaaggtcgagaattgcaagggaactaatgaaaaaaaagtcagaggaagatggtctaagtgtacctgatttaaagctatattataaagcaatagtcaccaaaaccatttggtattggctaagaaatagactagttgatcagtggaatacgttaggttcacagggcaagatagtgaataaaaatagcaatctaatctttgacaaacccaaagatcccaaattttgggataagaattcattttttgacaaaaactgctgggaaaactggaaattagtatggcagaaactaggcatggacccacatttaacaccacatactaagattagatcaaaatgggtccaagatttaggcataaagaacgaaatcataaataaattggaggaacatgggatggtttacctctcagacttgtggaggagcgaggagtttgtgtccaagggagaactagagaccattattgatcacaaaatagaacattttgattacaccaaattaaaaagtttctgcacaaacaaaactaatgcaaacaagattagaagggaagtaacaaattgggaaaaaatttttacagttaaaggttctgattaaggcctcatctccaaaatatacagagaattgactttcatttataagaaatcaagccattctccaattgataaatggtcaaaggatatgaacagacaattttcagatgatgaaattgaaactatatccacttatatgaaagagtgttccaaatcactattgatcagagaaatgcaaattaagacaactctgagatatcattacatacctgtcagattggctaagatgacaggaacaaataatgatgaatgttggaggggctgtgggaaaactgggacactgatgcattgttggtggagttgtgaaagaatccaaccattctggagagcaatctggaattatgcccaaaaaattatcaaaatgtgcataccctttgacccagtcatacaactactgggcttataccccaaggaactactaaagaagggaaagggacctgtatgtgccaaaatgtttgtggcagcccttttcatagtggctagaagctggaagatgaatggatgtccatcagttggagaatggttgggtaaactatggtatatgaatgttatggaatattattgttctgtaagaaatgaccaacaggagaaatacagagaggcttggagagacttacatcaactgatgctgagtgaaacgagcagaaccagaagatcattatacacttcaacaatgatactgtacgagcatgtatgctgatggaagtggatttcttcaacatagagaagagctaatccaattccaattgattaatgatggacagaaccagctacatccagaaaaggaacactgggaaatgagtgtaaactgttatttttaccttctgaatccaattcttcctgtgcaacaaaaaattcggttctacacacatatattgtatctagaatatactgtaatatatttaacatatataagactgcttgccatctgggggagggggttgggggaggaaggaaaaaaatctgaatagaagtaagtgcaagggattatgttgtaaaaaattacccatgcatatgtactgtcaaaaatgttataattataaaataaaataaaaattaaaaaaaaaagaaagcatgagtcaattttttatagaaataaggtctttatcagattcGTTGtatgtaaaaatttcccccagttttctgctgtCCTTCTTATCTTGGCAACATTGATCTTGTTTGGAGTAagttttttaatataatgaaatatcataATGAATATAATGACAATCATCTAGTTATGCAAGCAACTTCTAAGAGAAATTTGTTAGATTTTTAGTTAACTGTAAATTCACTGAAAATAATTAGTTCAAAATCCATTCAGCAAATTCTTTAACATCACAGTTTTGTTTAACTACTGTGgtctatttctttcttaaaatacctAAAGTAGGATTTTCTATatctgtaattttcctttttctatttttttaaaatttatgcccTCTGCACAGTGCTGGAGATATGAAACCccctttctctgaattcatctGCATGTGACAAGAAAGCATGCCATGAAAATAcctattttaattcttcttttagaCATGAACCTTCTGATAAAAAGTAATGGGCTTAAGTAATCTGAGAGAAAAAGACTGTGGGGAGTGACTACAATTCATATAGTTTCTCAAATTTCAATTGTGAAATTGAATTGTATTTCCGCTAATGAGGAACAATGTCTGTTTGTCCTATGTGTCTGTGCCACCATCATGTTTCCTTAAAAGTAACTTCTTTCCTGTGCTCAGACCAAGCCATAGAAAATTGGTTTATTAAAGCAAGCACAAAAGGGCCTATTCTGACATTGGCTTTCCTACTCCCCCAGTATTCCAACTAATGGATTTTTGAATAAACTCCCATCCCAGGTGGAGGTCTCGGGAAATGCTTCTTTTTATTGTATCCAAACAGTACGCTAAGTTATGATCTGAAACCCTCAAGAGTATATTTTCCCGCTGGTGTCACATTCCCCCGAATTAAGATTGTTTGTACCCCTGACACCGAGAAAATTCCTCAGTAGCAAGAGCCAGGCCAGCACAAGAACAGTAGAGGGCTTTACTAAAGGAGATCCCCTTTTGGCCTTTCCAACTCTCTACAGAGAGGTTAGCTTTCATGTCCCCCTCACTCTGGCTAAGGCACTTACAATTCATTGATTATCTCCACTCTGTCTGACTGAATCTATCTTCAAAGATACTGGgggaaatgatattctctttaaaCCCATTTCCCATGAATGAGAACTCTGctcttcccatttctctctcaAGCTTCCCCTGCCCTACCCTGTGGACTCCTGTCAGTGAGGGATGGAAAAGTTTTTGTAAGTGTTGGAAAAAACCTCATCATCACGTGTTACCCTCTTTACCCAATGGCAAACACTTTATGAACACATTGACAAATGGATCCTTGGCCCCCCAAGCAATCCCTTTATTGCTACAAATGATACTGTTCCTAAGCTCTATTGGGGGAAGATTTGTTTTCTCCTAGGTTTATGACCTTCAAATGACCAGCTCTATATCATTAACTAGCTTCACGAATCTTTCTCAGAATTCACTGGATAACTTACTTCCATTACCTCCTAGCCCATTCCTGCAAATCAGGGTCTACATCCATTACTAGCAGGAAGTAGTTTCAGAATATGAGATCATGACTCCATATCCCAAAGGACCCTGGGCCCCACTTCATTGGAGGGACACTGATTATTGGAGTCAACAGACACTAGCAAAATAACACCCAGGATCTGAGGAGGATCCTAGTATCAAACATACCAAATTTGTGCTCATCGCTGCTATTGTACATTAATAAATTAAGTTGTATCACTATGATTTCACCAAACTTTGGCTTTGGTTCATCTGTGTAATACTccaacatcaaaaataattgtagTCCACTCTTAGTTTCTGTCCATAATTTAACACGTGTCCAATGACTTTAATGTTGCTCTGATAGACCCCCTTTTGTCTAAGAATTCCCAAACTATTTTTCCAAAGATTTCTTTTACAAATTCAGAGGGGAAATGATGAGGTCCTCAATGATGTATTGGACAGAGACAAGAAAGAATTGTTCCCTGAGGGAAGCAAGGAGTAGTCAATGATAGGGATCCATTTAGTTCCATAGTCTCAGCTTTTAGGGAAGTGAGCTGTAGAGGGCTGTAACTCTGAAAAGCTATACTCAAGATACTGTCAGCAGGGTGCTTATacttaagcacctactcagtgtgattaGTGAGAAACTGATTCTCTAATTAAACATATACTTATTGTGACATAGTGATAAAATGGCTCTCTTCACGGCTAATGCATGTTCCATTTGCTATAGGGATGTAATGGTCCTGATGTATTTGAGGGCTGACACACACAGACCCAGAGAAGATTcgggactccatctttgaccaccCTTATGGTGACTCTTATGACTTCATCACTGTTCCACCCAAGGATCAAAGCCAGTCCTAAGACCTTCTAGAGAGCTAgccttataatttcattttttcacccAAGTGGGGCACTGAAAAAAAAGCACACCACATTTTCTGGCTCTGGACACAGGAACCTACACTCAGCAGTTTGACTGATGGGTTTGGTGAGTTCACAGGAGAAATCCCTGTGACACGGAAATagcataaatacaaaaatacacaaTAGGAAATTTGGAAAGGGCTAGGGTTTCatataaaatggtaaaaattcaaaaacaattcTCCTACCCCACCCTGAGGGGAGCTTGTAGCATACATAATTACTttaataaagaagcaaagttTGTTGGTAACTTGAAGGAGATTATTGAACTCTTAAAGAATTTGCTGAATGGATTTTGATGTAATTATTTTCAGTGAAATTATAGTTAACTAAAAATCTAACAAATTTCTCTTAGAAGTTCCTTGCATAACCAGATGATTGTCATTATAGTCATTatgatatttaattatattaaacaaGTTTCTCCAAACAAGATCAATGTTGCCAAGATAAGAAGGacagcagaaaactgggggaaatttttacatgcaacgaatctgataaagaccttatttctacaAAAAAATTGACTCTTATGCTTTCAAAGGATAATTAATCTGAGCTAAAGCATCTGCAAATTAACTTTTACCTGCTAGTTGCTCAAAGGTGATTTGTCTATTAACTCCAGTTTGTTTATTGccttgggcttgtattctacatagttcactatactctgaaagccacaatcaGTTTTGCCAAGGTTTTCAACTTGTACTTGTTAAAGATTTCAAATCACTAGTGCCAAATTCTCTACTATCCATTTTACATACGATGATGTAGCCCCAGATACAGTTCAatgctttttcaaatctttgattaTTTCCAGATCCAAAGGCgcgtatcttctcctttcttgacctgaagagtcaaactctcaAATAACATGgtgttcattaatttttaaatcagatatatcctgcccttcctctttagctttaactagaGAGTTTGGTAATAATTTCATAGAAGTAGACAAAGCTGTtgcatgggtggtgctgatggtgtaactgaccctccttctcttcctatttcctttaCCCATGAAGTACCAATTGAGGGGGAATGCTCATGAGATGCATgcaaagattctgataaataCCCTATTTCTAcaaagaattggagaaggaaatggtcagcGGGAAAACATTACACTCTCTTTTCCAAGCAGACTTCAAATGGGGAATCAGTTGGGCACAACGGGATAgagtgaataaaaacaaaaaatacacagGAGAAAAGTAAATGTTAGCATTTATGTCATCTTTATTGTTAAGAATTGTTTATTGTAATTCAAGGGGAACAGGATTTGAAAACAGGTGTTGCTAAATCctaggaacaaaacaaaacagaaatatataCAATCCATACCCTTCTTGTGAGGTTTTCATATCAAATCAATTGATTGTGAAAACTCATAAACAGGCAGATCCATGGAGGACAAGAGGCCAGAACACTGTGGAATGATGTCCTTCAGCTTACTGGGTGGAAGACTATTGTCCTTTTACTGACCAGGAAGTCCCTCTTCATGAAGTACAGGTGATGTTTATTCTTTTGCAGGGAAAGGTCAGGGAGCAGAGTGGTGGGTTGAGAAGTCCTGCTTATAGAATGTTTATTGAGATGAATGGCAGCAGGAACAAAGATGGGAGTCCACTGCACAGAGAGTCATGGGACCAGGCTTTGTCCCTGGAAGTGGGGGGCCAGGGCAAAAGATGGGCTTGACAGGGGCTGTGAagggaatagaatagaatttataAATAAGGGAACGCTGGAGAACGTTGTAAAAGCCCAGAGTGCCAGAGGAATATTGCAGGTACACCCCAATGCGAGGGAAAGGGCTTTTCACTCGATGGTTCAATGGCCCAGGATAGGTTCGTAAATAGtaatcttcttccttcttgacaCACTGAAGCAGGAACAGAGATGTACAGGTCACTttcttcccactcctcctcctagTCCTCAGGGAGGGGGTGTAGATCCCCAGGACCCACTGAGGTAGTTGAGCCACATCCACCTCCCAGTACAGACTGCCTGAGCTGAAGGCCTGCTCAGCAGAGacataatgaagaggaaagtccTCAGGAGGCTTAGTCTCCTCTGGCCAGTCCTCTGCAGCCTTGGCACTCTTGAGATCCCCAGAAACGGAAACACAGGAATCAGCTGATGTGGGGTCCAGGGTGAGTTCCACTTGCAATCTCTTGAGAATCTCCATCAGGCCAGGGATGGGATGTTCTATCAGTTCTGGGGTGACAGCTTTGGCCCTTTGAGACAAAACAGCATCGATACTTCTCAGTAGGTGCTTGGAATCCTGGAGCAGATCCACATGGGGTTGGTGAGCTAGAGCCTGCAGCTCTAGCATGAAGTCCTGAAGGGTTTGCAGGTGCTGGGATAGTCTGTCCTGGTTGGCCTTGTGCTCTTGCCTTATCCTTTCAGGGACTCCTAGGGACTTCTCCTCATCCAAAAGTAAAGTGTATATTTTGGAGTATTCCCTTGAAAACAAATTGCTCCAGTCAACAGCGGGTTTCTCCTCCTGGGCAAGAAGTTGCTCATCTTCCTCCAGATGATTCCCCAAAAGACTCCGAATGTGCTGGAGCTCCCTCCTGTATTTGTGAGCAGCCTCTTGTACTGGGGAGATCTTGTGAGCCCCATGCTCTGGGCTTTCACCACATGTCACACACAGTGCTGTCTGGTCCTCTTCACAGAATAGCTTGAAGGGTTTCTGGTGACGGACACACTGGCTCTGTGCTTGAGTGCTCTGCATAAGCTTGAAGCTGATTTCTTTGCCCAGCTCAGTCAATTGTGCTAGGCGCCTGTTCACTAAGGGGATCTCCCCGTCCTGGGAAGCTTGTCTGCATTCGGGACAGGAGAAAGCTAAAGTTTCCCCTCTCCAGCTGGAGGAGAGACAAGCTTGACAGAAACTGTGCCCACATCCGATGGTGACAGGCTCACAGAAGTAGCACCTGCAGATGCTACAGGTGATCTCACTCTGCAGCTCCTTCAGAGGTTTCCCAGGGGCagccattcttttctttccaattgCTTCTAGTCTGCAGCAGCCAGAAGATGAGACTTGCTTTCAAAAAAAGCAGTGCTTCTGAGCACAAGGATGTTCTCCTTTTATAGGAGGTAGCCCCACCCCTTAGGCCCTCTGAGCAAAGGTGTTAATTCCCCTGGCCTGCCATCCTGCAGAGCAACCTGGTAACTCTTCTTGATGGGGGCAGGCTTG
Protein-coding sequences here:
- the LOC141543794 gene encoding tripartite motif-containing protein 43-like, which produces MAAPGKPLKELQSEITCSICRCYFCEPVTIGCGHSFCQACLSSSWRGEASAFSCPECRGVSQDGEIPLVNRRLAQLTELGKEISFKLMQSTQAQSQCVPHQKPFKLFCEEDQTALCVTCGESPEHGAHKISPIQEAAHKYRRELQHIRSLLGNHLEEDEQLLAQEEKPAVDWSNLFSREYSKIYTLLLDEVKSLGVPERIRQEHKANQDRLSQHLQTLQDFMLELQALAHQPNVDLLQDSKHLLRSIDAVLSQRAKAVTPELIEHPIPGLMEILKRLQVELTLDPTSADSCVSVSGDLKSAKAAEDWPEETKPPEDFPLHYVSAEQAFSSGSLYWEVDVAQLPQWVLGIYTPSLRTRRRSGKKVTCTSLFLLQCVKKEEDYYLRTYPGPLNHRVKSPFPRIGVYLQYSSGTLGFYNVLQRSIIYKFYSIPFTAPVKPIFCPGPPLPGTKPGPMTLCPVDSHLCSCCHSSQ
- the LOC141543795 gene encoding tripartite motif-containing protein 43-like, which gives rise to MAAPGKPLKELQSEITCSICRCYFCEPVTIGCGHSFCQACLSSSWRGETLAFSCPECRQASQDGEIPLVNRRLAQLTELGKEISFKLMQSTQAQSQCVRHQKPFKLFCEEDQTALCVTCGESPEHGAHKISPVQEAAHKYRRELQHIRSLLGNHLEEDEQLLAQEEKPAVDWSNLFSREYSKIYTLLLDEEKSLGVPERIRQEHKANQDRLSQHLQTLQDFMLELQALAHQPHVDLLQDSKHLLRSIDAVLSQRAKAVTPELIEHPIPGLMEILKRLQVELTLDPTSADSCVSVSGDLKSAKAAEDWPEETKPPEDFPLHYVSAEQAFSSGSLYWEVDVAQLPQWVLGIYTPSLRTRRRSGKKVTCTSLFLLQCVKKEEDYYLRTYPGPLNHRVKSPFPRIGVYLQYSSGTLGFYNVLQRSLIYKFYSIPFTAPVKPIFCPGPPLPGTKPGPMTLCAVDSHLCSCCHSSQ